In one Pseudomonas sp. SG20056 genomic region, the following are encoded:
- the tssK gene encoding type VI secretion system baseplate subunit TssK, with product MAMHKVVWQEGMLLRPQHFQQNDRYYDYQLKTRTQKLDSYAWGFFELEIDRQFLNMGKLVVSKASGILPDGTLFDIGAEREPLALDVPPNTGNTPVYLALPLVTGNHIESRRPEQQDVLARFTAFDEEVTDSNAGDSASSQVSCGRPDFRLLLGEQQSDQAYVKLQLCDVLDTTPDGVISIDPEFIPTYVNFQASGYLLSCLKEVISMLAHRGDILAERIRATGKVGGAEVGDFMMLQLINRFEPVLRHYLGIEQVHPEQIYRELLGLLGELATFSSEIKRPRLEGRYLHSDQGVSFRKLMDAIRQVLSMVLEQHAIEMLLQQRQYGIQVSPLHDHKLLATSTFVLAASAQCDSEELRQRLPAHLKVGPVEQIRQLVNLHLPGIKVKPMPVAPRQIPFHSGKTYFALELGSEELAQLERSGGFAFHVSGEFSGLEMKFWAIRN from the coding sequence ATGGCCATGCATAAAGTGGTCTGGCAAGAAGGCATGTTGCTGCGCCCGCAGCACTTCCAGCAGAACGACCGTTACTACGACTACCAGCTGAAAACCCGCACGCAGAAGCTCGACAGCTATGCCTGGGGCTTTTTCGAGCTGGAGATCGACCGCCAGTTCCTCAATATGGGCAAGCTGGTAGTGAGCAAGGCCAGCGGCATCCTGCCCGATGGCACCCTGTTCGACATTGGCGCCGAACGCGAGCCGCTGGCCCTCGACGTGCCGCCGAACACCGGCAACACCCCGGTGTACCTGGCCCTGCCGCTGGTGACCGGCAACCATATCGAAAGCCGCCGCCCTGAACAGCAGGATGTGCTCGCGCGCTTTACCGCCTTCGATGAAGAAGTCACCGACTCCAACGCCGGCGACAGCGCATCGAGCCAGGTCAGCTGCGGCCGCCCGGATTTCCGTCTGCTGCTCGGCGAGCAACAGAGCGACCAGGCTTACGTCAAACTGCAGCTGTGCGACGTACTCGATACCACCCCGGACGGGGTGATCAGCATCGATCCGGAATTTATTCCGACCTACGTCAACTTCCAGGCTTCCGGCTACCTGCTGAGCTGCCTCAAGGAAGTGATCAGCATGCTCGCCCACCGTGGCGACATTCTTGCCGAACGTATTCGCGCCACCGGCAAGGTCGGCGGTGCGGAAGTAGGCGACTTTATGATGCTGCAGCTGATCAACCGCTTCGAGCCGGTGCTGCGTCATTACCTGGGCATCGAGCAGGTGCACCCGGAGCAGATCTACCGCGAATTGCTCGGCCTGCTCGGTGAGCTGGCGACCTTCTCCAGCGAGATCAAACGCCCGCGCCTGGAAGGCCGTTATCTCCACAGCGACCAGGGCGTGAGTTTCCGCAAGCTGATGGATGCGATCCGCCAGGTACTGTCGATGGTGCTGGAACAGCACGCCATCGAAATGCTCCTGCAGCAGCGTCAGTACGGCATTCAGGTGTCGCCGCTGCACGACCACAAGCTGCTCGCCACCTCCACCTTCGTCCTCGCCGCCAGCGCCCAGTGCGACTCGGAAGAGCTGCGCCAGCGCCTGCCGGCACACCTCAAGGTCGGCCCGGTGGAGCAGATTCGCCAACTGGTCAACCTGCACCTGCCAGGCATCAAGGTCAAACCGATGCCGGTGGCGCCACGGCAGATCCCCTTCCATTCAGGGAAAACCTACTTCGCCCTGGAACTGGGCTCCGAAGAACTGGCGCAGCTGGAACGCTCCGGTGGCTTCGCTTTCCACGTGTCCGGCGAGTTCTCCGGGCTTGAGATGAAATTCTGGGCGATCAGGAACTGA
- the icmH gene encoding type IVB secretion system protein IcmH/DotU, whose translation MTTKEMEYGQDDKTVILNRKGDAPAHSPLTDFAAPPKFEQLEERMIYAARLRPAESFNISLNPLVAAAATLLSEVVRLKHSFDSEDMHALNQRLSSAIKLFEHRALHEGAESSQVMAARYVLCTVVDEAVVTTPWGNESEWSQMSLLSSFHNETFGGEKFFQLLERLSRNPVKHLPMLELMYLCLSLGFEGKYRVLPRGMLELEAVRDSLYRQIRQMRGDVPREVSPHWQGLKDTRRRLVRIVPWWLVALFTVVCLVVMYSGFAWVLGEQRETILQPYEQLDPSAGVSMDDLK comes from the coding sequence ATGACCACCAAGGAAATGGAATACGGCCAGGACGACAAAACCGTCATCCTCAACCGCAAAGGTGATGCCCCCGCGCACAGCCCGCTGACTGACTTCGCCGCGCCGCCGAAATTCGAGCAGCTGGAAGAGCGGATGATCTACGCCGCGCGCCTGCGCCCGGCCGAGAGCTTCAATATCAGCCTCAACCCGTTGGTCGCAGCCGCCGCCACCCTGCTCTCGGAAGTGGTGCGTCTCAAGCACAGCTTCGACAGTGAAGACATGCACGCCCTCAACCAGCGCCTGTCCAGCGCCATCAAGCTGTTCGAACACCGCGCCCTGCATGAAGGCGCGGAAAGCAGCCAGGTGATGGCCGCGCGTTACGTGCTGTGCACCGTGGTCGATGAGGCCGTGGTGACCACGCCCTGGGGCAACGAGAGCGAATGGTCGCAGATGAGCCTGCTGTCCTCGTTCCACAACGAGACCTTCGGCGGCGAGAAGTTCTTCCAGCTGCTCGAGCGCCTGTCGCGCAACCCGGTCAAGCACTTGCCGATGCTCGAGCTGATGTACCTATGCCTGTCCCTCGGTTTCGAGGGCAAGTACCGCGTGCTGCCGCGCGGCATGCTTGAGCTGGAAGCGGTACGCGACAGCCTTTATCGCCAAATCCGCCAGATGCGCGGTGACGTGCCGCGCGAGGTTTCGCCGCACTGGCAGGGCCTGAAAGACACCCGCCGGCGCCTGGTGCGCATCGTGCCGTGGTGGTTGGTGGCGCTGTTTACAGTGGTTTGCCTGGTGGTGATGTACAGCGGTTTTGCCTGGGTCTTGGGCGAGCAGCGCGAAACGATTCTGCAGCCGTACGAGCAACTCGACCCGTCTGCGGGTGTAAGCATGGATGATCTGAAATGA